The following proteins are encoded in a genomic region of Hippocampus zosterae strain Florida chromosome 2, ASM2543408v3, whole genome shotgun sequence:
- the flna gene encoding filamin-A isoform X2: MSGSHPRLHQSTVPAPNALSTDKDAEMPATEKDLAEDAPWKKIQQNTFTRWCNEHLKCVNKRIGNLQTDLSDGLRLIGLLEVLSQKKMFRKYNQRPTFRQMQLENVSVALEFLDKENIKLVSIDSKAIVDGNLKLILGLIWTLILHYSISMPMWDEEEEADDGRQKTPKQRLLGWIQNKLPELPITNFNRDWQTGRALGALVDSCAPGLCPDWDQWDQTKPVDNAREAMQQADDWLGIPQVITPEEIVDPNVDEHSVMTYLSQFPKAKLKPGAPLRPKLNPKKARAYGPGIEPLGNVVMKKALFTVETISAGMGEVLVYVEDPAGHREEAKVTANNDKNRTYSVFYIPKVTGVHKVTVLFAGQHISKSPFEVEIGMAQGDSSKATAQGPGLEPTGNIANKSTYFDTYTAGAGVGEVEVVIMDPAGKKNTVTCNIEDKGNSSYRCTYKPTQEGLHTIYVTFAGGQISKSPFTVDIGEACNPSLCKAKGRGLQPKGLRVKETADFKVYTKGAGTGELKVTIKGPKGLEEPCKRKDLGDGVYGFEYYPTAPGTYSITITWGGQHIPRSPVEVKVGTEAGQQKVRAWGPGLEGGVIGKSADFVVEAVGDNVGTLGFSVEGPSQAKIECDDKGDGSCDVRYWPTEPGEYAVHVLCNSEDIQHSPFMAEIVNPPGKDFYPDKVKAYGPGLQSSGLAVGKPTEFTVDAKQGGKAPLKIIAQDGEGTPLDVNVKDNGNGTYTCTYTPRKPLKHTVMVSWGGVNIPDSPFRMNVGAGCHPNKVKVSGPGVAKTGLKAFEPTYFTVDCTEAGQGDISIGIKCAPGIVGHAEADIDFDIIRNDNDTFTVKYTPPGAGSYTIMVLFADQAIPMTPIRIKVDPAHDASKVKADGPGLSRSGVELNKPTHFTVTTKGAGKANLDCSFVGPIKGEAVKDFEIINNHDNTQTVKYTPVQQGPLGLAVTYGGDHIPKSPFNVAVAPSLDLSKINVTGLGDKMSVGKDQEVVVKSKGAGGQGKVAAKVTAPSGKPVASKVEPGLSPETSQVKFIPREAGPYQVELTYDGVQIPGSPFTPIAYPATDPSKVRCSGPGLERAKVGETGEFIVDCTNAGPAELTIEIISDGGTEAEVHIQDNGDGTYTITYIPLYPGSYTLTIRYGGQDVPNFPARLTVEPAIDASGVRVFGPGVEGKGIFREATTDFTVDARALTLSGGDHIKTVISNPSGSHTDSLITDLGDGIYNVEYTPYEEGPHNVEVCYDGTPVPKSPFRVAVTEGCDPARVRVHGPGLKSGTTNKPNKFTVETRGAGTGGLGLAMEGPSEAKMSCTDNKDGSCSVEYIPYEPGTYNLNVTYGGQPITGSPFSVPVIDTVDGSKVKCQGPGLGGNVRANIPQAFTVDATKAGVAPLQVRVQGPKGVVEPAEIVDNGDQTHTVNYVPTREGPYSINVLYADEEIPRSPYKVKVLPTHDASKVRASGPGLNTTGVPASLPVEFTIDAKDAGEGLLAVQITDPEGKPKKANIRDNHDGTYLVSYVPDMTGRYTILIKYGGDEIPYSPYRIRALPTGDASKCTVTVSIGGHGLGAGVGPTIQIGEQTVITVDAKAAGKGKVTCTVCTPEGAELDVDVVENEDGTFDIFYTAPQPGEYVICVRFGGEHIPNSPFQVTATDRPLGMNGLDVTGLRPFDLVIPFTIQKGEITGEVRMPSGKVAKPDITDNKDGTVTVKYAPIEAGLHEMDIKYDGIHIPGSPLQFYVDYMNSGNVSAYGPGLIHGTVNKPAVFTVNTKDAGEGGLSLAIEGPSKADISCLDNQDGTCTVSYLPVLPGDYSILVKYNDKHIPGSPFSAKITGDDSMRMSHLKVGSAADIPLDIGDFDLSQLTASLTTPSCREEPCLLKMLRNGHVGISFVPKEIGEHLVNIKKNGCHIPSSPIPVMINQSEIGDASRVHVSGLGLSEARTFEPAEFIIDTRDAGYGGLSLSIEGPSKVDINTEDQEDGTCKVTYCPTEPGNYIINIKFADQHVPGSAFTVKVTGEGRMKESITRKKRAASVANVGSQCDLSLKIPEISIADMAAQVTSPSGQVHKAEIMEGENNTYCIRFVPTETGVHTVCVKYNGMHVPGSPFQFTVGPLGEGGAHKVRAGGPGLERAEAGVPAEFSIWTREAGAGGLSIAVEGPSKAEIAFEDRKDGSSGVSYIVQEPGDYEVSIRFNDEHIPDSPFIVPVASPSDDARRLTVASLQESGLKVNQPASFAVSLNGAKGVIDAKVHSPSGALEECCVTEIDQDKYAVRFIPRENGLYLIDVKFNGSHIPGSPFKIRVGETGQAGDPGMVSAYGPGLEKGSTGTACEFVVNTSNAGPGALAVTIDGPSKVKMDCVECSEGYKVTYTPMAPGSYLISIKYGGPYHIVGSPFKAKITGSKLVSSHSMHETSSVMVDPVTRAISSTQQGAPIQSDASKVVAKGLGLNKGFVGQKNSFSVDCSKAGRNMLLVGVDGPKVPCEEILVKHLGNRLYNVSYQLKEKGEYILVVKWGDDHIPGSPFHIVV, translated from the exons ACTCCAAAGCCATCGTTGATGGGAATCTGAAGCTCATCCTTGGACTGATCTGGACCTTGATCCTGCACTACTCCATTTCCATGCCAATgtgggatgaagaggaggaggcagaTGATGGTAGACAGAAGACCCCTAAGCAGAGGTTGTTGGGATGGATTCAGAACAAACTCCCTGAGCTTCCCATCACCAACTTCAACCGGGACTGGCAGACTGGCCGGGCTCTGGGAGCCCTGGTCGATAGCTGTGCTCCAG GTTTGTGTCCTGACTGGGATCAGTGGGATCAGACTAAACCTGTGGACAATGCCCGGGAGGCCATGCAGCAAGCTGATGACTGGCTGGGTATACCTCAG GTCATAACCCCTGAGGAAATTGTCGACCCCAATGTGGACGAGCATTCCGTCATGACTTACCTGTCCCAGTTCCCGAAGGCTAAACTGAAGCCTGGTGCACCACTACGACCCAAACTTAACCCCAAGAAAGCTCGTGCTTATGggccag GAATTGAACCACTTGGTAATGTTGTAATGAAGAAGGCTCTCTTCACTGTGGAGACCATCAGTGCAGGAATGGGAGAAGTACTCGTTTATGTTGAGGACCCCGCAGGACACAGAGAGGAG GCCAAAGTGACAGCCAACAATGATAAGAATCGCACCTACTCGGTCTTCTATATCCCCAAAGTCACAGGGGTTCACAAG GTGACGGTGTTGTTTGCAGGCCAACACATCTCCAAGAGTCCCTTTGAGGTAGAGATTGGCATGGCTCAGGGAGATTCCAGCAAAGCCACAGCCCAGGGACCTGGCTTGGAGCCCACGGGCAACATTGCTAACAAGAGCACCTACTTTGACACCTACACAGCAG GTGCTGGTGTTGGTGAGGTGGAGGTTGTGATCATGGACCCTGCAGGGAAGAAGAACACTGTTACTTGCAATATAGAGGACAAGGGCAACAGCAGCTACCGCTGCACCTACaaacccacacaggagggccTACACACCATCTATGTCACCTTTGCTGGTGGTCAGATCAGCAAGAGTCCCTTCACAGTGGACATCGGGGAAG CGTGCAACCCCAGCCTATGCAAAGCGAAGGGTCGTGGTCTGCAGCCTAAAGGCTTAAGGGTAAAGGAGACCGCAGATTTCAAAGTTTACACGAAAGGAGCTGGCACTGGAGAGCTTAAAGTCACCATCAAGGGGCCCA AGGGCCTTGAAGAACCTTGCAAAAGGAAAGATTTGGGAGACGGTGTGTATGGATTTGAATATTACCCCACTGCACCTGGCACATACAGCATCACTATCACCTGGGGAGGACAGCACATCCCTCGCAG TCCCGTTGAAGTCAAAGTTGGTACTGAGGCAGGCCAGCAGAAGGTGAGGGCCTGGGGTCCAGGCCTCGAGGGCGGTGTGATTGGCAAATCTGCTGACTTCGTAGTGGAGGCTGTCGGAGACAACGTTGGCACTTTGG GTTTCTCTGTGGAAGGTCCATCTCAGGCCAAGATTGAATGTGATGACAAGGGCGATGGTTCTTGTGATGTGCGCTACTGGCCTACTGAGCCCGGCGAGTATGCAGTACATGTGCTCTGCAACAGTGAGGACATTCAGCACTCCCCCTTCATGGCTGAGATTGTCAACCCACCTGGCAAAGACTTCTACCCCGACAAG GTTAAGGCATATGGTCCAGGCCTTCAAAGCAGCGGTTTGGCTGTTGGCAAGCCTACTGAGTTTACGGTAGATGCCAAGCAAGGCGGAAAAGCTCCTCTGAAGATTATTGCTCAG GATGGGGAAGGCACTCCTCTGGATGTGAATGTTAAAGACAATGGCAACGGCACGTACACATGTACTTATACACCCCGCAAACCTTTAAAACACACAGTCATGGTCTCCTGGGGAGGAGTCAACATCCCTGACAGCCCTTTTAGG ATGAATGTTGGGGCGGGATGCCATCCAAACAAGGTGAAGGTGTCAGGACCTGGAGTGGCCAAGACCGGTCTCAAGGCCTTTGAGCCAACATATTTTACAGTTGACTGCACTGAGGCTGGCCAAG GTGACATCAGCATCGGAATTAAGTGCGCTCCTGGCATTGTGGGACATGCCGAAGCTGACATCGACTTTGATATTATTAGGAACGACAACGATACATTCACTGTCAAATACACACCACCTGGGGCTGGCAGCTACACCATCATGGTTCTGTTTGCTGACCAa GCCATTCCAATGACACCTATCAGAATAAAGGTGGATCCTGCCCATGATGCCAGTAAAGTGAAGGCAGATGGCCCGGGACTAAGCCGGAGTG GCGTTGAATTAAACAAGCCCACTCATTTCACCGTGACCACAAAAGGAGCCGGAAAAGCAAACCTGGACTGCAGCTTTGTTGGCCCCATCAAAGGAGAAGCCGTCAAGGACTTTGAAATCATTAACAACCATGACAACACACAGACTGTGAAATACACTCCTGTGCAGCAG GGACCATTGGGGCTTGCTGTGACCTATGGTGGAGATCATATACCCAAGAGCCCCTTTAATGTTGCCGTGGCGCCCTCACTGGACCTCAGCAAGATCAACGTCACGGGACTGGGGGACA aGATGTCTGTTGGCAAAGACCAGGAGGTGGTTGTGAAATCAAAGGGTGCTGGAGGTCAAGGCAAGGTGGCCGCCAAAGTGACGGCACCCTCCGGAAAGCCTGTTGCTAGCAAG GTTGAGCCTGGGCTCAGTCCAGAAACCAGTCAGGTCAAGTTCATCCCAAGGGAAGCAGGGCCATACCAAGTTGAACTGACTTACGATGGAGTCCAGATCCCTGGCTCCCCTTTCACACCCATCGCTTATCCGGCCACAGACCCCTCCAAA GTGCGCTGTTCGGGCCCAGGCTTGGAGCGTGCCAAGGTTGGGGAAACGGGGGAGTTCATTGTGGACTGCACCAATGCCGGCCCAGCTGAACTGACCATAGAGATCATTTCTGACGGCGGTACAGAGGCTGAAGTTCATATCCAGGATAACGGGGATGGCACGTACACAATCACCTACATTCCCCTCTATCCTGGCTCATACACTCTAACCATCCGCTACGGTGGCCAGGATGTGCCCAACTTCCCAGCTCGGCTCACTGTGGAGCCAGCCATTGATGCCAGTGGAGTCCGTGTTTTTGGACCAGGAGTGGAAGGCAAAG gAATTTTCCGGGAAGCCACCACTGATTTCACAGTGGATGCTCGAGCTCTTACTCTTTCTGGAGGTGACCACATCAAAACTGTAATTAGCAACCCATCGGGCAGCCATACTGATAGCCTGATCACCGACCTTGGAGATGGGATTTATAACGTAGAGTACACGCCCTACGAGGAGG GCCCACACAATGTGGAGGTCTGCTATGATGGCACACCAGTGCCAAAAAGCCCATTCCGTGTTGCCGTTACTGAAGGGTGTGATCCGGCCAGAGTACGTGTGCATGGTCCTGGCCTGAAAAGCGGCACGACGAACAAGCCAAACAAGTTCACAGTGGAGACACG AGGagcaggcactggcgggcttgGTTTGGCGATGGAAGGTCCTTCAGAGGCCAAAATGTCCTGCACTGATAACAAGGATGGTAGTTGCAGTGTTGAGTATATCCCCTATGAGCCGGGCACATACAACCTCAACGTAACCTATGGAGGACAGCCCATCACTG GGAGTCCTTTCTCAGTGCCAGTCATTGACACAGTTGACGGTTCAAAGGTGAAATGCCAAGGTCCAGGCCTTGGCGGCAATGTCAGGGCCAATATTCCGCAGGCCTTTACGGTGGATGCTACCAAAGCTGGAGTGGCCCCACTGCAGGTTCGCGTGCAGGGACCCAAAG GTGTGGTGGAGCCTGCCGAAATTGTGGATAATGGTGACCAAACTCACACAGTCAACTATGTTCCCACTAGAGAGGGACCGTATTCCATTAACGTCTTATATGCTGATGAGGAAATCCCACGCAG CCCCTATAAGGTCAAGGTCCTTCCAACCCATGATGCCAGTAAAGTGAGAGCTAGTGGGCCCGGTCTGAACACCACGGGGGTGCCTGCTTCTCTCCCTGTGGAGTTTACCATTGATGCCAAAGATGCAGGGGAAGGACTGCTGGCAGTGCAAATCACT GACCCAGAAGGAAAGCCAAAGAAGGCGAACATCCGTGATAACCACGACGGAACATACCTGGTGTCTTATGTTCCGGACATGACTGGCAGATATACAATCTTGATAAAGTACGGAGGAGACGAGATCCCATATTCACCATATCGCATCCGGGCCTTGCCCACAGGAGATGCCAGCAAATGTACCGTCACAG TCTCAATCGGAGGTCACGGTTTAG GTGCCGGTGTTGGCCCAACCATTCAGATTGGGGAACAGACCGTCATCACTGTGGATGCTAAGGCAGCCGGGAAAGGCAAGGTGACCTGCACAGTGTGCACGCCCGAGGGTGCTGAGCTGGACGTAGACGTAGTGGAAAACGAGGACGGCACATTCGACATCTTTTACACGGCACCACAGCCTGGCGAGTATGTCATCTGTGTCCGTTTTGGAGGAGAGCACATTCCCAACAGTCCATTCCAAGTCACG GCAACAGACAGACCCTTGGGAATGAATGGTCTAGATGTGACAGGGCTCAGGCCATTTGACTTGGTCATCCCATTCACCATTCAAAAAGGAGAGATCACAG GTGAAGTCCGAATGCCATCGGGCAAGGTTGCCAAGCCTGACATCACGGACAATAAGGACGGCACTGTTACTGTCAAATATGCGCCAATCGAAGCTGGGCTGCATGAGATGGACATAAAATATGATGGCATTCACATCCCTG GAAGTCCTCTACAATTTTATGTGGACTACATGAACAGCGGTAATGTCAGTGCTTATGGTCCTGGCCTCATCCATGGGACGGTCAACAAGCCTGCTGTTTTCACAGTCAATACTAAAGATGCTGGCGAGG gtGGTCTGTCCCTGGCCATTGAGGGCCCATCAAAAGCAGACATCAGCTGCTTGGACAACCAGGACGGGACGTGCACCGTGTCCTATTTGCCTGTTCTGCCAGGAGACTACAGCATCTTGGTCAAATACAATGACAAGCACATTCCTGGCAGCCCCTTTTCAGCAAAGATTACTG GGGACGACTCGATGAGGATGTCTCACCTGAAGGTGGGATCAGCTGCTGATATTCCTCTGGACATTGGAGACTTTGACCTGAGCCAACTGACAGCCTCGCTCACCACACCGTCATGTCGTGAGGAACCCTGCCTCCTAAAGATGCTGCGTAACGGCCATGTTG GCATCTCATTTGTTCCAAAGGAGATTGGAGAACATCTGGTCAACATCAAGAAAAATGGTTGCCACATTCCCAGCAGCCCCATCCCTGTTATGATTAACCAGTCTGAGATTGGAGATGCCAGCCGCGTTCATGTTAGTGGCTTGGGGTTGAGTGAAGCCAGAACATTTGAGCCTGCTGAATTCATCATTGACACTCGTGATGCAG GTTACGGTGGCCTGAGCTTGTCCATTGAAGGACCCAGCAAAGTTGACATCAACACTGAGGACCAGGAAGATGGTACCTGTAAGGTCACATACTGCCCCACTGAACCTGGGAATTACATCATCAATATCAAGTTTGCTGACCAACATGTTCCAG GTAGTGCGTTCACAGTAAAGGTTACAGGCGAGGGCAGAATGAAGGAAAGCATCACCAGAAAGAAGAGGGCAGCATCAGTGGCCAATGTTGGCAGCCAGTGTGACCTCAGTCTCAAAATCCCAG AGATCAGCATAGCAGACATGGCTGCTCAGGTGACCAGCCCCTCTGGTCAGGTTCACAAGGCAGAAATTATGGAGGGAGAAAACAACACGTACTGCATCCGCTTTGTCCCCACTGAGACGGGCGTACACACTGTGTGCGTGAAATACAATGGGATGCATGTGCCCGGTAGCCCGTTCCAGTTTACTGTTGGCCCCCTTGGAGAGGGAGGGGCACATAAAGTCCGTGCTGGTGGGCCAGGCCTGGAGAGAGCAGAGGCTGGAGTGCCAG ctgAATTTAGTATCTGGACGAGAGAGGCTGGAGCTGGTGGGCTCAGCATTGCTGTGGAGGGCCCGAGCAAGGCCGAAATCGCCTTCGAGGACCGCAAGGATGGCTCTAGTGGTGTGTCTTACATTGTGCAGGAGCCAG gaGACTATGAGGTGTCGATCCGTTTCAATGATGAGCACATCCCTGATAGTCCCTTCATCGTTCCAGTGGCCTCTCCCTCAGATGACGCCCGACGCCTCACTGTTGCCAGCCTTCAG GAGTCTGGCTTGAAGGTGAACCAGCCGGCATCATTTGCAGTCAGCTTGAATGGAGCAAAGGGTGTGATTGATGCAAAGGTTCACAGCCCATCAGGAGCGCTGGAGGAGTGTTGTGTTACTGAGATTGACCAAg ACAAGTATGCAGTCCGCTTCATCCCAAGAGAGAATGGCCTCTATCTAATTGATGTGAAGTTCAACGGAAGTCACATCCCTGGTAGTCCATTTAAGATCCGGGTTGGAGAGACTGGCCAGGCCGGTGACCCTGGGATGGTGTCTGCCTATGGGCCAGGCTTGGAAAAAGGCAGCACAG GAACGGCATGTGAATTTGTGGTCAACACGAGCAATGCAGGTCCCGGGGCTTTGGCTGTAACTATTGATGGTCCCTCAAAAGTGAAGATGGACTGCGTGGAGTGCTCTGAGGGCTACAAGGTCACATACACTCCAATGGCACCTGGCAGTTATCTCATATCCATTAAGTATGGTGGACCTTACCACATTGTGGGAAGCCCCTTCAAGGCAAAGATCACTG GTTCCAAGCTTGTGTCCAGCCACAGTATGCATGAAACTTCCTCTGTTATGGTTGATCCTGTGACTCGTGCCATCAGCTCCACTCAGCAAGGTGCTCCTATCCAGTCAGATGCCAGTAAGGTGGTGGCTAAAGGTCTTGGCCTCAACAAAGGCTTTGTTGGTCAGAAGAACAGCTTCAGTGTGGACTGCAGCAAAGCAG GTCGGAACATGCTGCTGGTTGGGGTGGATGGCCCCAAAGTTCCCTGTGAGGAGATCCTGGTAAAACATCTGGGCAACCGCCTGTATAATGTCAGCTACCAGCTCAAAGAGAAGGGAGAGTACATCCTGGTGGTCAAATGGGGGGATGATCACATTCCAGGCAGCCCCTTCCATATCGTTGTctag